Below is a window of Labilibaculum sp. DW002 DNA.
TACAGAAATAAAAAAATCATCATTAGATCTGGCTAATTCTGATGTTTTGTACATCACATTTGGTACTTCTTGGGTTTTTGAATTACTCGATTTAGGAAAGATTGTATCTAATTGTCACAAATTACCAGCTAAAGATTTTCATCGATATCGACTTGAGGTTGATGAAATCGTTAATTACTACAAAGAATTGATTATTTCTCTTTCTGTTTTTAACCCAAACTTGAAAATTGTTTTCACTGTAAGTCCAATTCGACATTGGAAAGATGGTGCTCATGGGAATCAGTTAAGCAAATCTACTTTACTATTGGCTATAGATCAGCTAGTGCAGTTGTTCGAACAGGTTTCTTATTTTCCGTCTTACGAAATCGTAATGGATGAATTAAGAGACTATCGTTTCTATTCGGAAGACATGTTGCACATGAATTCTACGGCTATAAATTATATTTGGGGTCGTTTTGTGGATACCTACATGGAGAAAAGTGTACTGGATGTAATGAAGAAGGTG
It encodes the following:
- a CDS encoding GSCFA domain-containing protein, which produces MVNFRTKVKIQESKDKFGYNSKAIMLGSCFVENIGEKLFGYKFDCNVNPFGVIYNPISVGESLKILLENKEFKEEDLNFANDLYFSFSHHSRFSHADANECLHLINTEIKKSSLDLANSDVLYITFGTSWVFELLDLGKIVSNCHKLPAKDFHRYRLEVDEIVNYYKELIISLSVFNPNLKIVFTVSPIRHWKDGAHGNQLSKSTLLLAIDQLVQLFEQVSYFPSYEIVMDELRDYRFYSEDMLHMNSTAINYIWGRFVDTYMEKSVLDVMKKVEKIVSASNHRPFNPDTISHQEFITRTLHDIEKLQSQYPNIVLDKEKSVLLKNLHI